In a genomic window of Candidatus Zixiibacteriota bacterium:
- a CDS encoding ABC transporter permease yields the protein MLDAIFRIRALVLKELLATLKDPRSRFMLFAPPIVQSLLFGYAATYDLTDVPYAVLDRDRSAASQRLLARLDGSRVFRRVANLERADEIRAVVDRGRALLVVQIGEDFERRLASGLPADVQVIADGRNSNTAATAIGYVGAAAEAFNAEWRAQRGDPGGAVRVELRAWYNPNLETRWHMVPALIGTLTLLQTLLLTAMSVAREREQGTFDQLLVTPFRPLEIMAGKTIPSMLVGIAQATLILLVAQLWFRIPFAGSFWVLYVGLAFFLLAAIGMGLLLSAVAATMQQAMLYSFVLLMPFSLLSGLATPIESMPEFLQKMTYVNPLRYAIEIAHRVYLEGAGLALLGPQLWPLALIAAVTLPFAAWMFRHRLV from the coding sequence ATGCTCGATGCGATCTTCAGAATCCGGGCGCTCGTGCTCAAGGAGCTGCTGGCGACCCTCAAGGATCCGCGCAGCCGCTTCATGCTCTTCGCGCCGCCGATCGTGCAGTCCTTGCTCTTCGGCTACGCCGCGACGTACGACCTCACCGACGTGCCCTACGCGGTGCTCGATCGCGACCGCAGCGCTGCCTCCCAGCGGCTGCTCGCGCGTCTCGACGGCTCCCGAGTCTTCCGACGAGTCGCAAACCTCGAGCGCGCGGACGAGATCCGGGCGGTCGTCGACCGCGGCCGCGCCCTGCTCGTGGTGCAGATCGGCGAAGACTTCGAGCGCCGCCTGGCCTCGGGCCTTCCCGCCGACGTCCAGGTGATCGCCGACGGCCGCAACTCCAACACCGCCGCCACCGCGATCGGTTACGTCGGCGCGGCGGCGGAGGCGTTCAACGCGGAGTGGCGCGCGCAGCGAGGCGACCCGGGGGGCGCGGTCCGGGTCGAACTGCGCGCCTGGTACAACCCCAATCTCGAGACCCGCTGGCACATGGTGCCGGCGCTCATCGGCACGCTCACGCTGCTCCAGACGCTGCTCCTCACCGCCATGTCGGTCGCCCGCGAGCGCGAGCAGGGCACCTTCGACCAGCTGCTGGTGACGCCGTTCAGGCCGCTGGAGATCATGGCGGGCAAGACCATCCCGTCGATGCTCGTCGGCATCGCCCAGGCGACGCTGATCCTGCTCGTGGCCCAGCTGTGGTTCCGGATTCCCTTCGCCGGCTCGTTCTGGGTGCTCTACGTCGGCCTGGCCTTTTTCCTGCTCGCGGCGATCGGAATGGGCCTGCTGCTGTCCGCGGTCGCCGCGACGATGCAGCAGGCGATGCTCTACTCGTTCGTCCTGCTGATGCCGTTCTCGCTCCTCTCGGGCCTCGCCACTCCGATCGAGAGCATGCCGGAGTTTCTCCAGAAGATGACCTACGTCAACCCGCTGCGGTACGCGATCGAGATCGCGCACCGCGTCTACCTCGAAGGAGCCGGCCTGGCACTCCTCGGACCGCAGCTCTGGCCGCTCGCGCTGATCGCCGCCGTGACGCTGCCGTTCGCTGCCTGGATGTTCCGCCACCGTCTGGT
- a CDS encoding ABC transporter permease — translation MVRDPSSIAMGIVLPVLLILLFGYGLSLDVREVPVAVVLEDPSPTARELAARFQLSEYFDARLLASMRQARDLMQRREIDAIVRLRPDFSRRLVIGDPAVQVLVHGIDANRARIIQGYAQGAVAGWAATTERPEVRAGPVAVQSRLWFNEAHESRYFLVPGLIVLVMTLIGAMLTALVVAREWERGTFEALFVTPVRAGEILLGKTVPYFLLGIAGLALCVLAARFLFGVPLRGSIGLLAAASALYLLVALGIGLLISSAVKSQFVASQITLLVTFLPALMLSGFLFDLRSMPAAVRAISYLLPARYYVALLQTIFLAGDVREVIVPNALVLAGMALLLLALARRATRKTLA, via the coding sequence ATGGTGCGCGACCCCAGCAGCATCGCCATGGGGATCGTGCTGCCGGTCCTGCTCATCCTGTTGTTCGGCTACGGCCTCTCGCTCGACGTCCGCGAGGTGCCGGTCGCCGTCGTTCTGGAGGATCCCTCCCCGACCGCGCGGGAGCTGGCGGCCCGCTTCCAGCTCTCGGAGTATTTCGACGCGCGACTGCTCGCGTCGATGCGCCAGGCGCGCGATCTGATGCAACGGCGCGAGATCGACGCGATCGTGCGGCTGCGGCCCGACTTCTCCCGCCGGCTCGTGATAGGAGACCCCGCGGTTCAGGTGCTGGTGCACGGCATCGACGCCAACCGCGCCCGCATCATCCAGGGCTACGCCCAGGGGGCCGTCGCCGGATGGGCGGCGACCACGGAGCGGCCCGAGGTCCGTGCCGGTCCGGTGGCCGTCCAGAGCCGCCTGTGGTTCAACGAGGCACACGAGAGCCGATACTTTCTGGTGCCGGGCCTGATCGTCCTGGTGATGACGCTGATCGGCGCCATGCTCACGGCCCTGGTGGTGGCGCGTGAGTGGGAACGGGGCACGTTCGAGGCGCTCTTCGTCACCCCGGTTCGCGCCGGGGAGATCCTGCTCGGGAAGACCGTCCCCTATTTCCTGCTCGGCATCGCCGGGCTGGCGCTCTGCGTGCTCGCGGCGAGGTTCCTCTTCGGGGTGCCGCTGCGCGGATCGATCGGCTTGCTTGCGGCCGCCTCGGCCCTCTACCTCCTCGTCGCGCTCGGGATCGGCCTGTTGATCTCCTCGGCGGTGAAGAGCCAGTTCGTGGCGAGCCAGATCACCCTGCTCGTCACTTTTCTCCCGGCGCTGATGCTCTCCGGCTTCCTGTTCGATCTGCGCAGCATGCCGGCCGCGGTCCGGGCGATCTCCTATCTGCTGCCCGCGCGCTACTACGTCGCCCTGCTGCAGACGATCTTCCTCGCCGGCGACGTCCGGGAGGTGATCGTGCCCAACGCGCTCGTGCTGGCGGGGATGGCCCTTCTGCTCCTGGCCCTGGCCCGCCGCGCGACGCGCAAAACGCTCGCTTGA
- a CDS encoding ATP-binding cassette domain-containing protein — MKAEPGPVLLGRNLHKSFRRDTGETVHALEDVSLTVTAGTLAALVGPDASGKTTLMRLAAGLMSPDSGRLEVLGLDVSAHPQAVQDRIGYMPQRFGLYEDLTVQENLDLYADLHGVSAEERRRRYPRLMTMTALGPFTGRLAGRLSGGMKQKLGLACALVRSPELLLLDEPTAGVDPLSRRELWEIILDLVGKEGLTVLLSTSYLDEAERCSHVVVLYRGRVLAEGPPQAVTSLARGRTFLVSPSPGQTARSLQARLLDHPNITDAVPESGRVRFVAKDAGGVRDALPAPPRFEDGFMVLLKEPGRRGGRDGAGETETVEIPSAPPALPSSEPASTEAVVEVRDLVRRFGSFTAVDRISFEVRRGEIFGLLGPNGAGKTTTFRMLCGLLPASGGTLRVAGVDLRRARASARQRIGYVAQRFSLYGQLTVLENLEFFAGAYGLRGPRRRERIEWAFEEFDLAPFRRLAAERLPGGYKQRLAMAAALLHEPEILFLDEPTSGVDPLARREFWRRITALAERGVTVVVTTHFMEEAEYCDRVVVMDAGRVLAQGGPAEIRERGRPAPGRLPTIEDAFIAIVEDARETQQATAGGQP; from the coding sequence ATGAAAGCCGAACCTGGACCCGTCCTGCTGGGTAGAAACCTGCACAAGTCGTTCCGCCGCGACACGGGCGAGACGGTGCACGCGCTCGAAGACGTTTCCCTGACCGTTACCGCGGGGACGCTCGCCGCTCTCGTGGGACCCGACGCGTCGGGCAAGACGACGCTCATGCGGCTGGCGGCGGGGCTGATGTCGCCGGACTCGGGCCGCCTCGAGGTTCTCGGGCTCGATGTCTCCGCGCATCCCCAGGCCGTCCAGGACCGCATCGGCTACATGCCCCAGCGGTTCGGCCTGTACGAGGACCTGACCGTTCAGGAAAACCTGGATCTCTACGCGGACCTGCACGGCGTCTCGGCGGAAGAGCGGCGCAGGCGTTATCCTCGCCTCATGACGATGACCGCGCTCGGTCCCTTCACCGGCCGCCTCGCCGGACGCCTCTCGGGAGGCATGAAACAGAAGTTGGGGCTCGCCTGCGCCCTGGTCCGTTCCCCCGAGCTGCTGCTTCTCGACGAGCCGACCGCCGGAGTCGATCCCCTGTCGCGCCGCGAGCTGTGGGAAATCATTCTCGACCTGGTGGGCAAAGAGGGACTGACCGTGCTCCTCAGCACCTCTTATCTGGACGAAGCCGAGAGATGCAGTCACGTCGTCGTCCTCTACCGGGGACGGGTGCTCGCGGAAGGTCCGCCGCAGGCCGTCACGTCGCTCGCCCGAGGCCGCACGTTTCTCGTCTCGCCGTCCCCGGGTCAAACCGCCCGCAGCCTTCAGGCGCGCCTGCTCGATCACCCGAACATCACCGATGCGGTGCCCGAAAGCGGACGGGTGCGCTTCGTGGCGAAGGACGCCGGCGGCGTCCGGGACGCGCTGCCCGCGCCGCCGCGCTTCGAGGACGGCTTCATGGTGCTGCTGAAGGAACCCGGGCGACGCGGCGGCCGGGACGGGGCTGGAGAAACAGAAACGGTCGAAATCCCTTCCGCTCCCCCCGCCCTGCCGTCCTCGGAGCCGGCATCCACGGAAGCGGTCGTGGAGGTGCGCGATCTGGTGCGGCGGTTCGGGAGTTTTACGGCCGTCGACCGTATCTCTTTCGAAGTCCGGCGCGGCGAGATCTTCGGGCTGCTCGGTCCGAACGGCGCGGGCAAGACCACGACGTTCCGGATGCTTTGCGGCCTTTTGCCGGCGAGCGGCGGCACCCTGCGCGTCGCCGGAGTCGACCTGCGCCGCGCTCGCGCCTCCGCGCGCCAGCGCATCGGCTACGTCGCGCAACGCTTTTCGCTCTATGGCCAGCTGACGGTTCTGGAAAATCTCGAGTTTTTCGCCGGCGCCTACGGGCTGCGCGGGCCGCGGCGGCGCGAGCGCATCGAGTGGGCGTTCGAGGAGTTCGACCTCGCGCCCTTCCGCCGGCTCGCGGCCGAGCGCTTGCCGGGCGGATACAAACAAAGGCTGGCGATGGCCGCGGCGTTGCTGCACGAGCCCGAGATCCTGTTTCTCGACGAGCCCACGAGCGGCGTCGATCCGCTGGCGCGGCGCGAATTCTGGCGGCGGATCACAGCGCTCGCCGAACGCGGCGTCACCGTCGTCGTCACGACGCATTTCATGGAAGAGGCGGAGTACTGCGACCGCGTCGTCGTCATGGACGCCGGGCGCGTGCTCGCTCAGGGCGGCCCCGCGGAGATCCGCGAGCGAGGCCGGCCCGCTCCCGGCCGTCTCCCGACGATCGAGGACGCTTTCATCGCGATCGTCGAGGACGCGCGCGAGACGCAGCAGGCCACCGCCGGAGGGCAGCCGTGA